The Novipirellula aureliae sequence AAGCCGACGGTGCGAAAGCTTGTGCAGTTGGTGTCCGGTGTGCTTGATACTGTAGACGTTTAGCCATAACAATGCGACGTTGATGCCTTGCTGCAACCTCTTGGGAAGATGATCAGCATAGATCAGGACCTCACGAGCAACCGTGCAGGCGTCGTCGCCTTGATGGCCGCACCACAATGAATCGATTTGCGCCGAGATGATCGCAACGAGTGTGGGGAAACGTTTGGTACGAACCTTTCCTAATGGGTCTTCCGCGATCTGTGTTTCAGACGCCCCGAGCCCGAAAGGCAAAAGTCCAGCAGCGGTGGCAGTCTTGAAGAAATCACGACGCGAAAAAGTTTCGAGTCCAGAGAAGTCCAGCATCCTTGCTCTATCCCGGGTTAAGGTGGCCTAGGCTTCTAGCCTGGGTATTCAAGTATTCCCAAGCTGGAAGCCTAGGCTACGTTTTCTGTGCGCAGCCGCCAAATCAGCGCTCCATCTCTATCGGCATCCTCCTGGTTTCCCGAAAATGAAAGCGTTGGTTTTTGAGCTTTGCAACCATTATCGCGGCGTCCGGTAACGAATGTAACGATTAGAGGGACTATCGGACGATCCTCCAACAGCGGTGGATGCGTCGGTTGCGAAAATCCTCTGGCACGGTTTGGCTCGAAATCTCATGGACCTGAGCAACGGGTAACACTTGAGGATCAAACTTGAATTGACGGAAATTGGTTGAGAAATAGATGACGCCTCCCTTTCGCACGAGTGGCAAAAGATCAAGCAACAGCAAGATCGCATCCTTTTGAACATCCCAATCGTTTTCGGTCCGTTTGCTGTTGGAAAATGTTGGCGGGTCAAAGACAACCAAATCATACTTTTCACCCGCTGGATGCTCACGGACAAACGTTTGAGCATCTTCCGAAACGTAGCGGTGCTCGTTACCAGAGAAACCGTTTAGCCGCATGTTCTGCCAGGCCCAATCAAGATAGTTCTTCGACAGATCCACACTGAGGGTTGTCTTTGCTCCACCAGCAGCGGCATATACCGAAAAGGCACCGGTGTAGGCAAACAGATTTAAAAAGTGTTTGCCCTCGGCTGCCTCGCGAACCATTTGACGAGTTGTCCGGTGATCCAAGAAGAGCCCGGTATCGACATAGTCCGACAAGTTAACGAGGAACTTTAAACCGCCTTCGCTGACTTCGATTAGCTCGTTGGTTTGATCGACTTTCTGATGCTGTGTTTTGCCACGTTGTCGACCTCGCCGTTTGAAATAGATGTTTTGCTTGGCAACGTCGAGAGTCTTACCAGCGGTCTCGGCCATCAGATCAAGCCAATTGGCATGTTCCGCAGGAGTGCGATCATGCGGTCGGTCGTATTCGGTGATATGTAGATTGTCTTCGTAGCGGTCCACCACCAAAGGAATCTCAGGAATGTCACGCTCGTATAGTCGAAAACAGGTAATTCCACGCCGCGTCGGCCAGCGTCGCAAGTGCTTGGCTCGCTTTTGTAAGCGGCGAGCAAACAAATCGGCTTGCTCGAGTCCCTTGTCCGATAGATGTCCAAAAGCAGGAATCCCCGATGCATGAACATACGGCTTCGCTTCCGTCTTTGCTGAGCGTGTCTCGGGCTCGGCCTCCCTCGATGCTTCGTTCAGAATCTCGGCTTCTACAACAGGCTCACTGCTAACAGGCTCACTGCTAACAGGCCCGTTAATAACCGGCTTAGGACCATGGAATTGATAGTAGGTACACTCGATACGTCCGTTGTACAACTTTCGTCGTCGGTCTGCCGAGCGACCGACGACTCGCTCGAAGTGTGGATAGGCCGTCAGGATGAAATGGGACCAAGTCGGCAACTTCCTCAGCACGTCGGGCATCGAGGCATAGACCGCGTCAAGTTCACGCTGCTCATGAACGTTTTCGCTGCCGATGCGAAGCCCATACGGCGGATTGGTGATCACACATCCAAATCGACGTTTGCTGGTCACTTCACTCATGGGCTGAGCATGAAAGTGAATATCGTTGGCGACGTCTGCTCGCTCTGCATTTTCGCGTGCGCTACGCAAAACCCGGTCGTCAATAT is a genomic window containing:
- the rlmKL gene encoding bifunctional 23S rRNA (guanine(2069)-N(7))-methyltransferase RlmK/23S rRNA (guanine(2445)-N(2))-methyltransferase RlmL, coding for MADSTPNAASNNRDSYDLIAACAFGLEAIVRRELQALDIEAKIGEPGRVHFAGSLETICRANLWLRCADRILIRVADFPAADFDALFETTRSIEWAKIIPADSAFPVTGRSVKSTLTSVPACQRTVKRAIVDALKRDHQCQELPETGCEFKVDVAILKDTATLTIDTTGRSLHRRGYRTHVSQAPLKETLASALVMLSYYKAGKPMIDPFCGSGTIPIEAARIARNIAPGLRREFSCQAWPQFSAELWQDTRAKAEAAILPPLEERIIGSDIDDRVLRSARENAERADVANDIHFHAQPMSEVTSKRRFGCVITNPPYGLRIGSENVHEQRELDAVYASMPDVLRKLPTWSHFILTAYPHFERVVGRSADRRRKLYNGRIECTYYQFHGPKPVINGPVSSEPVSSEPVVEAEILNEASREAEPETRSAKTEAKPYVHASGIPAFGHLSDKGLEQADLFARRLQKRAKHLRRWPTRRGITCFRLYERDIPEIPLVVDRYEDNLHITEYDRPHDRTPAEHANWLDLMAETAGKTLDVAKQNIYFKRRGRQRGKTQHQKVDQTNELIEVSEGGLKFLVNLSDYVDTGLFLDHRTTRQMVREAAEGKHFLNLFAYTGAFSVYAAAGGAKTTLSVDLSKNYLDWAWQNMRLNGFSGNEHRYVSEDAQTFVREHPAGEKYDLVVFDPPTFSNSKRTENDWDVQKDAILLLLDLLPLVRKGGVIYFSTNFRQFKFDPQVLPVAQVHEISSQTVPEDFRNRRIHRCWRIVR